Proteins encoded within one genomic window of Dyadobacter chenhuakuii:
- the thrS gene encoding threonine--tRNA ligase, which translates to MEDASQVKITLPDGSERFYPKGITAMGIALSISEGLARNVIAAKVNNEVWDPTREITQDSLVKLLTWNDEDGKSTFWHSSAHLLAEALEALYPGVKFGTGPSIEKGFYYDVDLGDKSISQDDFPKIEAKMLELARQKNEYVRKPISKADALELFTQKGDEYKLELIDGLEDGSITLYEQGGFTDLCRGPHIPNTGFIKAVKLTNIAGAYWRNKQENKMLTRIYGITFPKQKELEEYVTLMEEAKKRDHRKLGKELELFAFSEKVGQGLPLWLPKGAMLRERLQSFLSKAQSRAGYLPVITPNIGSKELYVTSGHWDKYGKDSFQPIKTPNVGEEYLLKPMNCPHHCEIYKTSPRSYKDLPLRFSEFGTVYRYEQSGELHGLTRVRGFTQDDAHIFCRPDQVKEEFVRVIDLVLYVFKSLGFEDYSAQISLRDPNDKVKYIGKDEDWERAENAIIEAAQERGLSTVTELGEAAFYGPKLDFMVRDALGRKWQLGTIQVDYQMPKRFGLEYTGSDNQKHQPVMIHRAPFGSMERFIAILIENTAGQFPLWLSPDQIAILPISEKFADYAEDVFFQLQDHDIRGFVDHRDEKIGRKIRDAEVTKVPFMLIVGEKEAAEGKLSVRRKGEGDLGSMTIADFASFFKKEAAII; encoded by the coding sequence ATGGAAGACGCGTCTCAAGTAAAAATTACCCTGCCCGACGGAAGTGAACGGTTTTACCCAAAAGGTATAACTGCCATGGGCATTGCGCTCAGTATCAGTGAAGGTTTGGCCCGTAATGTAATTGCAGCCAAAGTGAACAATGAGGTTTGGGACCCTACGCGTGAGATCACGCAGGATTCCCTCGTGAAATTGCTCACCTGGAATGACGAAGACGGTAAATCAACATTCTGGCATTCTTCTGCCCACTTGCTGGCGGAAGCATTGGAAGCATTGTATCCGGGTGTAAAATTCGGGACGGGGCCGTCGATAGAAAAAGGTTTTTACTATGATGTTGATCTGGGCGATAAATCGATCTCACAGGATGATTTTCCAAAGATCGAAGCAAAGATGCTTGAACTGGCGCGTCAAAAAAATGAATATGTCAGAAAGCCCATCAGCAAGGCGGACGCTCTGGAACTATTCACCCAAAAAGGCGACGAATACAAACTTGAACTCATTGATGGCCTGGAAGATGGTTCCATCACATTATACGAACAAGGCGGCTTTACCGATCTTTGCCGCGGGCCGCACATTCCCAACACCGGCTTCATTAAAGCAGTTAAGCTAACCAACATAGCTGGTGCTTACTGGCGTAACAAGCAGGAAAACAAAATGTTAACCCGCATTTATGGGATTACTTTTCCGAAGCAAAAAGAATTGGAAGAGTATGTAACATTGATGGAGGAAGCAAAAAAACGTGATCACAGAAAACTGGGAAAAGAGCTTGAATTATTTGCTTTCTCCGAAAAGGTTGGTCAGGGACTTCCGTTGTGGCTGCCCAAAGGCGCTATGCTTCGCGAGCGTCTTCAGTCGTTTTTGAGCAAAGCGCAATCTCGTGCGGGTTACCTGCCGGTGATCACGCCCAACATTGGCAGCAAAGAACTTTACGTTACTTCCGGCCACTGGGACAAATATGGCAAGGATTCTTTCCAGCCGATTAAAACACCTAATGTGGGTGAGGAATATTTGTTGAAACCAATGAATTGCCCGCATCACTGCGAAATCTACAAAACCTCTCCCCGCTCCTACAAAGACCTGCCACTGCGGTTCTCGGAGTTTGGAACGGTTTACAGATACGAGCAAAGCGGTGAATTACACGGACTTACACGCGTTCGCGGATTTACACAGGACGACGCACACATTTTCTGCCGCCCGGATCAGGTGAAGGAAGAATTTGTTCGCGTAATTGATCTGGTATTATATGTTTTCAAATCACTTGGTTTCGAGGATTACAGCGCGCAAATCTCGCTCCGTGACCCAAACGATAAAGTGAAATATATAGGAAAAGACGAAGATTGGGAAAGAGCTGAAAATGCGATCATTGAAGCCGCTCAGGAACGGGGGTTAAGCACCGTAACTGAACTTGGCGAAGCAGCATTCTATGGCCCCAAACTCGATTTCATGGTGCGTGACGCATTGGGCAGAAAGTGGCAGCTGGGAACGATCCAGGTAGATTACCAGATGCCGAAACGTTTCGGCCTCGAATACACCGGTTCTGATAACCAGAAGCATCAGCCGGTTATGATTCACCGTGCACCGTTCGGTTCAATGGAGCGCTTCATTGCGATCCTGATCGAAAACACGGCCGGACAGTTCCCATTGTGGCTTTCACCGGATCAGATCGCTATTCTGCCGATCTCTGAGAAATTTGCGGATTATGCAGAAGACGTTTTCTTCCAGTTGCAGGATCACGACATTCGCGGTTTTGTGGATCACCGCGATGAGAAGATCGGTCGCAAGATCCGGGATGCGGAAGTTACCAAGGTTCCTTTTATGCTGATCGTCGGCGAGAAAGAGGCAGCAGAGGGCAAATTGTCAGTCCGCAGAAAAGGCGAAGGCGACCTGGGAAGCATGACAATAGCGGATTTTGCAAGCTTTTTCAAGAAAGAGGCTGCCATAATTTGA
- a CDS encoding tetratricopeptide repeat protein, whose protein sequence is MSKTFERILLLLCIVLAGLIQSCQSDARNSTRIPPVVKKSHEQWQNDALLSLTELINRSIDTDQNYFKRARIYFEREQYTEALDDINESIYEQENVSEYFLLRGKINRELGEIDKALEDAQRAEALQQSSPELYVLLADVLQAKGRFREAVNYLNQALKMAPYDGSAYYVKGMLQARQGDSLASLSSFKYAMNVNPKLFRAYEQSIIILRKLKNPAEALTINDRAIKRFPNVPSLYFEQGEIFNALARPDTALLSYQKAVALKPTYEEALMRVATVGTQLKEYYKAIRALEQLLKIKPKSKDINNMLGYAYEKAGDYTKAVDYYSTALVLSPGDQSARNGLWRIRREENTDIYSTYDPNESASSGYKLLDTSRVKINVIRPRGTTNIRVDSSRKAKIE, encoded by the coding sequence ATGTCTAAAACTTTCGAACGCATATTACTGTTGCTTTGCATTGTGCTGGCCGGGCTTATTCAATCTTGCCAGAGCGACGCCAGGAATTCCACGCGCATTCCGCCCGTAGTGAAAAAATCACATGAGCAATGGCAAAATGACGCTTTACTTTCTCTTACCGAGCTCATTAACCGCAGCATTGATACGGATCAGAATTATTTCAAACGGGCCCGCATCTATTTTGAAAGAGAACAATATACGGAAGCGCTTGACGACATTAACGAATCTATTTACGAGCAGGAAAATGTGAGTGAATATTTTTTGCTACGCGGAAAAATCAACCGGGAGCTGGGTGAGATCGATAAGGCCTTAGAGGATGCACAGCGTGCGGAAGCGCTACAGCAAAGCAGTCCTGAGCTGTATGTGTTGCTGGCAGACGTCCTGCAAGCCAAGGGACGTTTCCGGGAAGCGGTTAATTATCTGAACCAAGCATTGAAAATGGCTCCTTATGATGGCTCTGCCTATTATGTCAAAGGCATGTTGCAGGCGCGGCAGGGAGATTCGCTGGCCAGTCTTTCCAGCTTCAAATACGCCATGAATGTGAATCCAAAGCTTTTCAGGGCTTATGAGCAGAGCATTATCATTTTAAGAAAACTAAAAAATCCCGCTGAGGCGCTTACCATAAACGATAGGGCGATAAAGCGTTTCCCTAATGTGCCCAGCCTTTATTTTGAACAGGGGGAAATTTTCAATGCCCTGGCGAGACCTGATACGGCATTACTTAGTTACCAGAAGGCAGTCGCACTGAAACCGACCTATGAGGAGGCACTGATGCGCGTCGCGACAGTTGGAACGCAACTGAAAGAATATTACAAGGCGATCCGGGCATTGGAGCAGCTTTTGAAAATAAAGCCTAAGTCCAAGGATATCAATAATATGCTGGGTTACGCATATGAAAAAGCAGGCGATTATACCAAAGCTGTGGACTATTATTCCACAGCGCTCGTGCTAAGCCCGGGTGACCAGAGTGCCCGAAATGGCCTTTGGCGCATCAGAAGAGAGGAGAATACAGACATTTACTCCACTTATGATCCCAATGAAAGCGCCAGCTCCGGCTATAAGCTGCTGGACACATCCCGGGTGAAAATTAACGTTATAAGGCCGAGAGGAACTACAAATATCCGTGTAGACTCGTCTCGAAAAGCTAAAATTGAATAG